One stretch of Vulpes lagopus strain Blue_001 chromosome X, ASM1834538v1, whole genome shotgun sequence DNA includes these proteins:
- the SRPK3 gene encoding SRSF protein kinase 3 isoform X2 yields the protein MSASVGGGGDSGSSSSSQASCGPESSGSELAPAAPAPRMLQGLLGSDDEEQEDPKDYCKGGYYPVRIGDLFNGRYHVVRKLGWGHFSTVWLCWDIQRKRFVALKVVKSAGHYTETAVDEIKLLKCVRDSDPSDPKRETIVQLIDDFRISGVNGVHVCMVLEVLGHQLLRWIIKSNYQGLPVPCVKSIVRQVLHGLDYLHTKCKIIHTDIKPENILLCVGDAYIRRLATEATEWQQSGAPPPSRSTVSTAPQEVLTGKLSKNKRKKMRRKRKQQKRLLEERLRDLQRLEAMEAAAQAEDAGSRLEGGSGSTSSSGCHPGGTRAGLSPASSSPAGGGERSLSPGSQTSGFSGSLFSPASCSILSGSSNQRETGGLLSPSTPFGASNLLVNPLEPQNADKIKIKIADLGNACWVHKHFTEDIQTRQYRAVEVLIGAEYGPPADIWSTACMAFELATGDYLFEPHSGEDYSRDEDHIAHIVELLGDIPPAFALSGRYSREFFNRRGELRHIHNLKHWGLYEVLMEKYEWPLEQATQFSAFLLPMMEYIPEKRASAADCLQHPWLNP from the exons ATGAGCGCCAGCGTGGGCGGCGGCGGGgacagcggcagcagcagcag CTCGCAGGCGTCCTGCGGCCCCGAGTCGTCGGGCTCCGAACTCGCCCCGGCCGCGCCGGCGCCCCGGATGCTGCAGGGGCTGCTGGGCTCTGACGACGAGGAGCAGGAGGACCCCAAGGACTACTGCAAGG GCGGCTACTACCCGGTGAGGATCGGCGACCTGTTCAATGGGCGGTACCACGTGGTGCGCAAGCTGGGCTGGGGCCACTTCTCCACCGTCTGGCTCTGCTGGGACATCCA GCGCAAGCGCTTCGTGGCCCTGAAAGTGGTGAAGAGCGCGGGGCACTACACGGAGACGGCGGTGGATGAGATCAAGCTCCTGAAATGT GTTCGAGACAGTGACCCCAGTGACCCCAAGAGAGAGACCATCGTCCAGCTCATCGATGACTTCAGGATCTCAGGGGTTAACGGGGTCC ATGTGTGCATGGTGCTGGAAGTCCTGGGCCACCAGCTCCTCAGGTGGATCATCAAGTCCAACTACCAGGGCCTGCCCGTGCCCTGCGTCAAGAGCATCGTGCGGCAG GTGCTGCACGGCCTAGACTACCTCCACACCAAGTGCAAGATCATCCACACCGACATCAAACCCGAGAACATCCTGCTGTGTGTGGGTGACGCCTACATCAGGCGCCTGGCCACTGAGGCCACCGAGTGGCAGCAGTCAGGGGCACCGCCCCCATCCCGCTCCACAG tcAGCACTGCCCCCCAGGAGGTCTTG ACCGGTAAGCTgtcaaagaacaagagaaagaagatGCGGCGCAAACGGAAGCAGCAGAAGCGGCTGCTGGAGGAGCGGCTGCGGGACTTGCAGAGGCTGGAGGCCATGGAGGCGGCGGCACAGGCTGAGG ACGCCGGCTCGAGGCTAGAGGGGGGCAGCGGCTCCACCTCCTCTTCCGGCTGCCACCCTGGGGGGACCAGGGCtggcctctcccctgcctcctcttcccccGCTGGAGGGGGCGAGCGCAGCCTCAGCCCGGGCTCCCAGACCTCAGGCTTCTCCggctcccttttctctcctgCCTCGTGCTCCATCCTCTCAGGCTCCTCCAACCAACGGGAGACCGGGGGCCTCCTGTCACCCAGCA cacCGTTTGGTGCTTCGAACCTCCTGGTGAACCCCCTAGAGCCCCAAAACGCAGACAAGATCAAGATCAAGATTGCAGACCTGGGCAACGCCTGCTGGGTG CACAAGCATTTCACCGAGGACATCCAGACTCGCCAGTACCGGGCTGTGGAAGTGCTGATCGGAGCGGAATACGGGCCCCCCGCTGACATCTGGAGCACGGCGTGCATG GCCTTCGAGCTGGCCACCGGCGACTACCTATTCGAGCCTCACTCTGGAGAAGACTACAGTCGTGACGAGG ACCACATCGCCCACATTGTGGAGCTTCTGGGAGACATCCCCCCAGCCTTTGCCCTCTCAGGCCGCTACTCCCGGGAGTTCTTCAACCGGAGAG GAGAGCTGCGGCACATCCACAACCTCAAGCACTGGGGCCTGTACGAGGTGCTCATGGAGAAGTACGAGTGGCCCCTGGAGCAGGCCACGCAGTTCAGCGCCTTCCTGCTGCCCATGATGGAATACATCCCCGAAAAGCGGGCCAGCGCCGCCGACTGCCTCCAGCACCCCTGGCTCAACCCCTAG
- the IDH3G gene encoding isocitrate dehydrogenase [NAD] subunit gamma, mitochondrial: MALKVAAVVRGAPKAVLRPALLCRPWEVLGAHEVPRRSVSQQTIPPSAKYGGRHTVTMIPGDGIGPELMLHVKSVFRHACVPVDFEEVHVSSNADEEDIRNAIMAIRRNRVALKGNIETNHNLPPSHKSRNNILRTSLDLYANVIHCKSLPGVVTRHRDIDILIVRENTEGEYSSLEHESVAGVVESLKIITKAKSLRIAEYAFKLAQESGRKKVTAVHKANIMKLGDGLFLQCCKEVAARYPQITFENMIVDNTTMQLVSRPQQFDVMVMPNLYGNIVNNVCAGLVGGPGLVAGANYGHVYAVFETATRNTGKSIANKNIANPTATLLASCMMLDHLKLHSYATSIRKAVLASMDNENMHTPDIGGQGTTSEAIQDIIRHIRIINGRAVEA; encoded by the exons GTTCTAGGTGCCCATGAGGTCCCCCGGAGGAGCGTCTCG cAACAAACAATT CCTCCGTCGGCTAAGTATGGTGGGCGGCACACAGTGACCATGATCCCAGGGGATGGCATTGGGCCAGAGCTCATGTTGCATGTCAAGTCTGTGTTCAG GCATGCGTGTGTGCCAGTGGACTTTGAAGAGGTGCATGTGAGCTCCAATGCTGATGAAGAAGATATCCGCAATGCCATCATGGCCATCCGGCGGAACCGTGTGGCCCTGAAGG GCAACATCGAAACGAACCATAACCTGCCACCATCCCACAAATCCCGAAACAACATCCTTCG CACCAGCCTGGACCTCTATGCCAATGTCATCCACTGCAAGAGCCTGCCAGGAGTGGTGACCCGGCACAGGGACATCGATATCCTCATTGTCCGGGAGAACACAGAGGGCGAGTATAGCAGCCTGGAACACGAG aGTGTGGCTGGGGTGGTGGAGAGCCTGAAGATCATCACCAAGGCCAAGTCCCTGCGCATTGCTGAGTATGCCTTCAAACTGGCCCAGGAGAGCGGGCGCAAGAAAGTGACTGCTGTGCACAAGGCCAACATCAT GAAACTGGGCGATGGGCTTTTCCTCCAGTGCTGCAAGGAAGTGGCAGCCCGCTACCCACAGATCACCTTTGAGAATATGATCGTGGACAACACCACCATGCAG CTGGTGTCGAGGCCACAGCAGTTTGATGTCATGGTGATGCCTAATCTCTACGGTAACATTGTCAACAATGTCTGCGCGGGACTGGTGGGGGGCCCTGGCCTTGTGGCCGGGGCCAACTATGGCCACGTGTACGCTGTGTTTGAGACG GCTACAAGGAACACAGGCAAGAGTATTGCCAATAAGAACATCGCCAACCCCACGGCCACGCTGCTGGCAAGTTGCATGATGCTTGACCACCTCAA GCTGCATTCCTACGCCACTTCCATCCGTAAGGCCGTGTTGGCATCCATGGACAATGAAAAT ATGCACACCCCTGACATAGGAGGCCAAGGCACTACATCAGAAGCCATCCAGGACATCATCCGCCACATCCGCATCATCAACGGCCGGGCCGTGGAAGCCTAG
- the SRPK3 gene encoding SRSF protein kinase 3 isoform X1 — protein sequence MSASVGGGGDSGSSSSSQASCGPESSGSELAPAAPAPRMLQGLLGSDDEEQEDPKDYCKGGYYPVRIGDLFNGRYHVVRKLGWGHFSTVWLCWDIQRKRFVALKVVKSAGHYTETAVDEIKLLKCVRDSDPSDPKRETIVQLIDDFRISGVNGVHVCMVLEVLGHQLLRWIIKSNYQGLPVPCVKSIVRQVLHGLDYLHTKCKIIHTDIKPENILLCVGDAYIRRLATEATEWQQSGAPPPSRSTVSTAPQEVLTGKLSKNKRKKMRRKRKQQKRLLEERLRDLQRLEAMEAAAQAEDAGSRLEGGSGSTSSSGCHPGGTRAGLSPASSSPAGGGERSLSPGSQTSGFSGSLFSPASCSILSGSSNQRETGGLLSPSTPFGASNLLVNPLEPQNADKIKIKIADLGNACWVHKHFTEDIQTRQYRAVEVLIGAEYGPPADIWSTACMAFELATGDYLFEPHSGEDYSRDEGRGRPALGSASGPPSRPAAPQPPLCLQTTSPTLWSFWETSPQPLPSQAATPGSSSTGEESCGTSTTSSTGACTRCSWRSTSGPWSRPRSSAPSCCP from the exons ATGAGCGCCAGCGTGGGCGGCGGCGGGgacagcggcagcagcagcag CTCGCAGGCGTCCTGCGGCCCCGAGTCGTCGGGCTCCGAACTCGCCCCGGCCGCGCCGGCGCCCCGGATGCTGCAGGGGCTGCTGGGCTCTGACGACGAGGAGCAGGAGGACCCCAAGGACTACTGCAAGG GCGGCTACTACCCGGTGAGGATCGGCGACCTGTTCAATGGGCGGTACCACGTGGTGCGCAAGCTGGGCTGGGGCCACTTCTCCACCGTCTGGCTCTGCTGGGACATCCA GCGCAAGCGCTTCGTGGCCCTGAAAGTGGTGAAGAGCGCGGGGCACTACACGGAGACGGCGGTGGATGAGATCAAGCTCCTGAAATGT GTTCGAGACAGTGACCCCAGTGACCCCAAGAGAGAGACCATCGTCCAGCTCATCGATGACTTCAGGATCTCAGGGGTTAACGGGGTCC ATGTGTGCATGGTGCTGGAAGTCCTGGGCCACCAGCTCCTCAGGTGGATCATCAAGTCCAACTACCAGGGCCTGCCCGTGCCCTGCGTCAAGAGCATCGTGCGGCAG GTGCTGCACGGCCTAGACTACCTCCACACCAAGTGCAAGATCATCCACACCGACATCAAACCCGAGAACATCCTGCTGTGTGTGGGTGACGCCTACATCAGGCGCCTGGCCACTGAGGCCACCGAGTGGCAGCAGTCAGGGGCACCGCCCCCATCCCGCTCCACAG tcAGCACTGCCCCCCAGGAGGTCTTG ACCGGTAAGCTgtcaaagaacaagagaaagaagatGCGGCGCAAACGGAAGCAGCAGAAGCGGCTGCTGGAGGAGCGGCTGCGGGACTTGCAGAGGCTGGAGGCCATGGAGGCGGCGGCACAGGCTGAGG ACGCCGGCTCGAGGCTAGAGGGGGGCAGCGGCTCCACCTCCTCTTCCGGCTGCCACCCTGGGGGGACCAGGGCtggcctctcccctgcctcctcttcccccGCTGGAGGGGGCGAGCGCAGCCTCAGCCCGGGCTCCCAGACCTCAGGCTTCTCCggctcccttttctctcctgCCTCGTGCTCCATCCTCTCAGGCTCCTCCAACCAACGGGAGACCGGGGGCCTCCTGTCACCCAGCA cacCGTTTGGTGCTTCGAACCTCCTGGTGAACCCCCTAGAGCCCCAAAACGCAGACAAGATCAAGATCAAGATTGCAGACCTGGGCAACGCCTGCTGGGTG CACAAGCATTTCACCGAGGACATCCAGACTCGCCAGTACCGGGCTGTGGAAGTGCTGATCGGAGCGGAATACGGGCCCCCCGCTGACATCTGGAGCACGGCGTGCATG GCCTTCGAGCTGGCCACCGGCGACTACCTATTCGAGCCTCACTCTGGAGAAGACTACAGTCGTGACGAGGGTAGGGGGAGGCCGGCCCTGGGCTCAGCCTCGGGGCCTCCCAGCCGCCCGGCTGccccccagcctcctctctgTCTACAGACCACATCGCCCACATTGTGGAGCTTCTGGGAGACATCCCCCCAGCCTTTGCCCTCTCAGGCCGCTACTCCCGGGAGTTCTTCAACCGGAGAG GAGAGCTGCGGCACATCCACAACCTCAAGCACTGGGGCCTGTACGAGGTGCTCATGGAGAAGTACGAGTGGCCCCTGGAGCAGGCCACGCAGTTCAGCGCCTTCCTGCTGCCCATGA